TAATGTACGGAACTTCCTCTTTTGGTCGCATTGCAAGAAAGAAGTTTACCGTTAAATCATCCATGTGTGCATCAGCGATGACGACCAGTGGCGCATTGTATACTATATATTCCAGTACCTCCAAAATGGCGGCGCGATGTTGTTTGCAAGTATTACTGTGCAGCAGGTGGGTAAGGTATTGGCAGGCTTCATCTATAAATATGCAACCGTAGGTGAGAGACTGGGTATTGAGTTTATGCAAGCTGTCAATAGTAATACTAAGGGCTTGGGCCTGGGCTAAACCTGTGTAACCCAAGTCGGAATACATCGCCGTTCGCAAACGTTCGGCAAGATTTTTCAACAAGTTAACCCGATGTCCATTGTTGAGGAACCGCGCGTCGGGGTTTTGGTCACGCCACCAGCGCATAAGTTCAGTTTTGCCAGTACCCATGTCGCTCCAGAGTACAACTAGTCCTGATTTTGGGAAATTGAAAGTAGGAGATTTCTTCGATTTGGATGAATCAACTCCGCCAGAATCCGTAGACTCCTTCTTTCTTTGATGTCCTTTTATAGATGGCGTGAAAAGTTGTTCCTTTTCAAGCTCATAAAGCTCAGGCACTCTCAAGCATTTTTCTTCAAGTTCAGGAATGCACAAAGCCTCAGAGAGATACTTGATATTAATAGTGACATCCGGTTTGTATTTGCTAAGTCCCCATTTCTTAGCCCGATACGAGCGCTGGTAATCGGCAAGTGATTTGGCATCATCTATAATTGCAGTTAGCAGGGCATTGGCATCAACACCTCGACCAACTACAAAATCATCAACGCCTTTTTCTGGCCCCGGCAGTAATGCAACTTCACATTCACAACCAGCAGCTAAGATTGCTTTTGCAGTGCGAACAGTGGCTTGAAACACCGACCACCTAGTTTTAGAAGAGGTTTCGTAGTCAAAAAGAATTATGAACTTGCGCCCCGCCTGAGCCATTGGTACTAAGTCAGGATGCAACCGTTCATCGAAATCTTGTTTGCCCACGCGCCCGTTCCAGATTCCCGGAAGTGCGATCGCTACAAACCCCAGACTCAGCAAGCAAGCGGCTTTCTTCTCCCCTTCGCATAAGATAATAGGAATCTCTGGGTGTTGCTTTATCCACTCCCAAAATATTAGTGGATTGAGTTTATCCAACAGGCGCAGCGCTAAAAGTGAATGATAGCGCTTAATTAAATAACGCTTTGCAACTTTGTCCCAAATGGGGTTAGCGACATCGAAGTAGGTAACACGGTTGGGGGTTTTGGGGGGTGACTCGTATTTGACGGGTTTCCCTTTTTGCCAATCAATGCGAGGAAAGTTCGGCTTGATCCTTCCCCACTCCATCGGTTGCCAGTTTTTAAACGGGTCAAGTGACTGAATCCACGTCCCACCTAGTAATAGGTGCTGATACATTTTGATGTATCCATCTGTTACCCGACCCGCATTCTTGCGTGGCAGTTTATCAGATATGAACAGGAAATCATAAACTGATTCTCCCTCAATGTGGAAAAAGTTGCGCTTAATCAACGCCGGATGAATGGCGCTACCAGCTAACAACTCATGGTATTCCGCTGCCGTGAGATTGTTTGGATATTCAGTTGTCGCTGCGTTCATCGGTTCTCTCCAAGGAATTTCTTGGGGAGAACTCTTTCAATCTGCCAAACTCTTACTCTAGGCTGGATATCCCTAAAATTCCCCGACGCCACAGCAAAAAGTTGCCGTGCGAAAGCTGCACTCGACCCCATGCGCTCTAATACTGCGCTTTTGGGGGGTTCTTTTTTTATCACAAAATTTTCCCCTGATAACTCGGTTGACAAGCTCAGAAGGGGTTGCATCAGTTATCACTTATCTAATCTTGGACTCTACTCCCAACTGATAACTGGTAACTGTTATTCGCGCTGCTACATCTTTTAACTACAAAATTCGGAATATTTCTTAACCAAACTTAACTTTACAGAAACTTATGAATTTTGACAAGCAAAATTGCCACACAAAACTGGTGCGTTTCGTGCGGCTTCTCGTATAATACGAGAAGCAGCGGATTTAATCTCGTCTGACCAGTCAGTGGATCAAAGCCGTCAAACTTTAAAGACCACTGCTTTGGTTTTCGTGAGATAACCCTGTTCTGAGGTTATATGAAATTTAAGACCCGCACAAAGCGCTGCTCCTTAGTGGCGCTTTGTGCGTTAAATTCTCGTACTGTTGTATCTTCACCTCCATACCTCCTTTGAATTAGCTTGATTTAACATAACTTGTGGTCTTTCCGTATCTAGCGAGATTCTGATTTTTCTTTGTTTGACTCCTCCATACTTACATTTACCAGTGTTCGTTCTAGCTTACCCTGATTGGGTAATCACTTTTTCAAGAAACAGCACCGAAGACAGAGGTCGTTTCTGCCTTGGGCTTACGCTCGAAAACTTGTATATTGGGTTCCTCCAGCACGAACCCGTTGTCTGTTTGCTGACCGAGTTTACCAGCGATTGCTGCAACCCACTGTGGGTAATTACTAGCAGCATCAGTCAGTTTCTTGTAAATCTTGGGTTTGACTATAATTGTTATGATGCGACCATCACAGTCAATTTCAAATTGTTGCCAACCATTCTCCACTATGTTGGATTGTGGCAGCTCGTTGATTTTTATTGTGATCTCTAGTTTGCCTGCAATCATAGCTACCTCTGTTAAGATGCATTTGCTAATGTTGATGAAGTGTTATATCTATGTACTAATCCGAGTGGATCTATTTCAATATACTTTTTAACTACTGGCTGTAAATTAAAGCTAATTTCTTTTGTAATAGGGTCTTTGATACTTTCTACCAAAGACTGTCTTTCAAGTTTTTCTATTGCCTTTATTAATTCTAAAGTTGATACAGATGTTTCCTGTCTCTGTTTGACATCATATAATAATTTCGTAAAGCTAACAGGGTTAGGATTTAATAGTATTTGTTCAGCTATATAAATCAAAATTTGCTGTTGAACTGGATTCAATAACTGCCCAAACATTTCATTGAGCATCGCTTC
The Nostoc sp. C052 genome window above contains:
- a CDS encoding fertility inhibition FinO-like protein — its product is MIAGKLEITIKINELPQSNIVENGWQQFEIDCDGRIITIIVKPKIYKKLTDAASNYPQWVAAIAGKLGQQTDNGFVLEEPNIQVFERKPKAETTSVFGAVS